Proteins from a genomic interval of Geodermatophilus obscurus DSM 43160:
- a CDS encoding type II toxin-antitoxin system RelE family toxin, whose product MTGPRRHTVVLSAAAKRAIERDLPEPVAVAVVDFLYGPLAADPYRVGKPLRFDLEGYWSARRGQYRVIYSIHDNEVLVRVVRISHRADVYG is encoded by the coding sequence GTGACCGGCCCTCGTCGCCACACCGTCGTCCTCTCGGCGGCGGCCAAGCGGGCCATCGAGCGAGACCTCCCGGAGCCGGTGGCTGTCGCGGTCGTCGACTTCCTCTACGGGCCGCTGGCTGCGGATCCGTACCGCGTCGGGAAGCCGCTGCGCTTCGACCTCGAGGGCTACTGGTCCGCGCGACGAGGCCAGTACCGCGTCATCTACTCGATCCACGACAACGAGGTCCTCGTCAGGGTCGTGCGCATCTCGCACCGCGCCGACGTCTACGGCTGA
- a CDS encoding type II toxin-antitoxin system Phd/YefM family antitoxin: MTTQSLAAVKAHFSQVIDEVAGTHERVTVTKNGSPVAVILAVEDYESLMETLEILSDPRARSDIRQAEELMAAGEVYGEAEVRAALAARRR; encoded by the coding sequence ATGACGACGCAGTCGCTGGCGGCGGTCAAGGCGCACTTCAGCCAGGTGATCGACGAGGTCGCCGGCACGCACGAGCGCGTCACCGTTACCAAGAACGGCAGCCCGGTCGCGGTCATCCTCGCCGTCGAGGACTACGAGTCCCTGATGGAGACCTTGGAGATCCTGTCCGATCCTCGAGCGCGGTCGGACATCAGACAGGCCGAGGAATTGATGGCCGCCGGCGAGGTCTACGGCGAGGCCGAGGTGCGGGCCGCACTCGCGGCCCGCCGGCGGTGA
- the katG gene encoding catalase/peroxidase HPI, which yields MRTSQDWWPADWGHYGPLFIRMSWHAAGTYRIADGRGGGGQGGQRFAPLNSWPDNANLDKARRLLLPIKQKYGRKISWADLLVLAGNVAHDDMGLATFGFAFGREDTWQPEEVFWGPEDTWLGDERYSSEAPLELEGALSNVTMGLIYVNPEGPKGQPDPLASAHDIKVTFRRMGMTDEETVALIGGGHTFGKTHGAGNPDLVGPEPEGCPVHGNGLGWISQYGTGRGADTITSGLEGAWTPTPTTWDNSYWETLFGFEWELTESPAGAKQWRPKDPEAQELVPDAHIEGRKNPPMMATTDLALIADSEFRVFAERFRDDPEYFADQYARAWFKLLHRDMGPKSRYLGPDVPSEDLIWQDPVPPVDHELVGEAEIADLKQRLLSSSLGVSQLVHTAWSAAASYRGTDKRGGANGARLRLQPQLSWAVNEGVQAVLPVLERVKAEFEQQTGKKVSLADLIVLGGTAAVEKAAADAGVAVTVPFDPGRTDASQEQTDVENFGWLEPQADGFRNWIAPGSKLAPETLLIDRAYMLELTAKEMTVLLGGLRMLGANTGGAQHGVFTDRPGVLSQDFFRNLLDLGISWRTSVDTEGVYEGLDIDGNVVRTATAADLVFGSSSILRGIVEVYSADDAKEKFVQDFAAAWVKVMELDRFDLR from the coding sequence ATGCGCACCTCGCAGGACTGGTGGCCCGCCGACTGGGGCCACTACGGCCCGTTGTTCATCCGCATGTCGTGGCACGCGGCCGGCACCTATCGCATCGCCGACGGGCGGGGCGGCGGTGGGCAAGGCGGTCAGCGCTTCGCCCCGCTCAACAGCTGGCCGGACAACGCCAACCTCGACAAGGCCCGCCGCCTGCTGCTGCCGATCAAGCAGAAGTACGGCCGCAAGATCTCCTGGGCCGACCTGCTCGTGCTCGCCGGCAACGTCGCGCACGACGACATGGGCCTGGCGACCTTCGGCTTCGCCTTCGGCCGCGAGGACACCTGGCAGCCCGAGGAGGTCTTCTGGGGCCCGGAGGACACCTGGCTCGGCGACGAGCGCTACAGCAGCGAGGCCCCGCTCGAGCTCGAGGGTGCGCTGTCCAACGTCACCATGGGACTGATCTACGTCAACCCCGAGGGCCCGAAGGGTCAGCCCGACCCGCTCGCCTCCGCCCACGACATCAAGGTGACCTTCCGCCGGATGGGCATGACCGACGAGGAGACCGTCGCCCTGATCGGCGGCGGCCACACCTTCGGGAAGACGCATGGGGCGGGCAACCCCGACCTCGTCGGCCCGGAGCCCGAGGGCTGTCCGGTGCACGGCAACGGCCTGGGCTGGATCAGCCAGTACGGCACCGGCAGGGGCGCCGACACGATCACCAGCGGTCTCGAGGGCGCCTGGACCCCGACGCCGACGACGTGGGACAACTCCTACTGGGAGACCCTCTTCGGCTTCGAGTGGGAGCTGACCGAGAGCCCGGCCGGCGCCAAGCAGTGGAGGCCGAAGGACCCCGAGGCGCAGGAGCTCGTCCCCGACGCACACATCGAGGGCAGGAAGAACCCGCCGATGATGGCGACGACCGACCTCGCCCTCATCGCCGACTCCGAGTTCCGTGTCTTCGCGGAGCGGTTCCGCGACGACCCGGAGTACTTCGCCGACCAGTACGCCCGCGCCTGGTTCAAGCTGCTGCACCGCGACATGGGCCCGAAGAGCCGCTACCTCGGCCCGGACGTCCCGAGCGAAGACTTGATCTGGCAGGACCCGGTCCCCCCCGTGGACCACGAGCTCGTCGGCGAGGCGGAGATCGCCGACCTCAAGCAGCGCCTGCTCTCCTCCAGCCTGGGCGTGTCGCAGCTGGTGCACACGGCGTGGTCGGCCGCGGCGTCGTACCGCGGGACCGACAAGCGCGGCGGCGCCAACGGCGCCCGGCTGCGCCTCCAGCCGCAGCTCAGCTGGGCGGTCAACGAAGGCGTCCAGGCCGTGCTGCCGGTGCTCGAGCGCGTGAAGGCCGAGTTCGAGCAGCAGACCGGGAAGAAGGTCTCGCTCGCCGACCTGATCGTGCTCGGCGGCACCGCGGCGGTGGAGAAGGCCGCCGCGGACGCCGGGGTCGCGGTCACGGTGCCCTTCGACCCGGGCCGCACGGACGCGTCACAGGAGCAGACCGACGTCGAGAACTTCGGCTGGCTGGAGCCGCAGGCCGACGGGTTCCGGAACTGGATCGCCCCGGGCAGCAAGCTCGCGCCTGAGACGCTGCTGATCGACCGCGCCTACATGCTCGAGCTCACCGCGAAGGAGATGACCGTCCTGCTCGGCGGCCTGCGCATGCTCGGCGCCAACACCGGCGGCGCGCAGCACGGCGTCTTCACCGACCGCCCGGGCGTGCTGTCGCAGGACTTCTTCCGCAACCTGCTCGACCTGGGCATCTCGTGGCGCACCTCGGTCGACACCGAGGGCGTCTACGAGGGGCTGGACATCGACGGCAACGTCGTGCGCACCGCCACCGCCGCCGACCTGGTGTTCGGTTCCAGCTCGATCCTCCGCGGCATCGTCGAGGTCTACTCGGCAGACGACGCGAAGGAGAAGTTCGTGCAGGACTTCGCCGCAGCGTGGGTCAAGGTCATGGAGCTCGACCGCTTCGACCTGCGGTAG
- the ligD gene encoding non-homologous end-joining DNA ligase gives MASSKDAVLLQVDGHEVRVSSPEKPYFAERGIRKIDVVEYFVAVGDGILHALRDRPTTLERWPGGVFEGARLSTRTDNTGDAFYQKRVPKNAPDWVPTAHITFPSGRTADEIAPDSVAVVAWCANLGTLTFHPWPVSKSDVEQPDQIRIDLDPQPGTDFSDAVWVAPHVRELLHELGMEGWPKTSGGRGVHVYVPIQPRWTFPEVRRAVIAFGRELERRIPERVTMSWWKEERGQKIFIDYNQMARDRTIASAYSIRPKPHAPVSAPVDWDELLDVHPTDFDVLTMPARFREVGDKHAGLSDHAFGIEPLLELAERQAEDQGLGDLPYPPDYPKMPGEPMRVQPSRAKRPTRADG, from the coding sequence ATGGCGTCGTCGAAGGACGCCGTCCTGCTGCAGGTCGACGGGCACGAGGTGCGCGTGTCCAGCCCGGAGAAGCCGTACTTCGCCGAGCGCGGCATCCGCAAGATCGACGTCGTCGAGTACTTCGTCGCGGTCGGCGACGGGATCCTGCACGCGCTGCGGGACCGGCCGACGACGCTGGAGCGCTGGCCGGGCGGGGTGTTCGAGGGCGCGCGGCTGTCCACCCGCACGGACAACACCGGCGACGCCTTCTACCAGAAGCGGGTGCCCAAGAACGCCCCCGACTGGGTGCCGACCGCGCACATCACCTTCCCCAGCGGGCGGACGGCGGACGAGATCGCGCCGGACTCGGTGGCCGTCGTCGCCTGGTGCGCGAACCTCGGCACGCTGACGTTCCACCCGTGGCCGGTGTCGAAGTCCGACGTCGAGCAGCCCGACCAGATCCGCATCGACCTCGACCCGCAGCCGGGCACCGACTTCTCCGACGCCGTCTGGGTCGCCCCGCACGTGCGCGAACTGCTGCACGAGCTGGGCATGGAGGGCTGGCCGAAGACCTCGGGCGGGCGCGGCGTGCACGTGTACGTGCCGATCCAGCCGCGGTGGACCTTCCCCGAGGTGCGCCGGGCGGTCATCGCCTTCGGCCGCGAGCTGGAACGGCGCATCCCCGAGCGCGTGACGATGTCGTGGTGGAAGGAGGAGCGCGGCCAGAAAATCTTCATCGACTACAACCAGATGGCCCGGGACCGCACGATCGCCTCGGCGTACTCCATCCGGCCCAAGCCGCACGCGCCGGTGTCCGCGCCGGTCGACTGGGACGAGCTGCTCGACGTCCACCCGACCGATTTCGACGTGCTGACGATGCCGGCCCGCTTCCGCGAGGTCGGTGACAAGCACGCCGGGCTGTCCGACCACGCGTTCGGCATCGAGCCGCTGCTGGAGCTGGCCGAGCGTCAGGCGGAGGACCAGGGTCTCGGTGACCTGCCCTATCCCCCCGACTACCCGAAGATGCCGGGAGAGCCCATGCGGGTCCAACCGAGCAGGGCCAAGCGTCCTACCCGCGCGGACGGATGA
- a CDS encoding alpha/beta hydrolase: MRVSRGLVAAATGLLVAVSGCTSSDDGAAESTAPASSAPAEPEAAEIAWTDCDPDLSQLVTGLPGSERDLAFECGRTEVPISYDEPQGATLPLFLVRARLAGQTDRIGSLVINPGGPGGSGADAALGQALTLPEDVLRRFDVVGFDPRGVGLSTPVECIPPDVKDRVVAAEPRPTTPEQVDEAFALQQELADGCAEEYGEALGTFNTVDTARDMDLLRQSLGDERLTYLGYSYGTTLGSTYAELFPDRVRALVLDAAVDPDDDPRAEAEQQATSLEASFDAYAANCVGLVAGCPLGPDPRRATEELLDQAAAAPIPSARPGETRQATPGIVMTAVLYSLYDAGRWPQLTQALSAARNGDAAGVFSLADAYWSRMADGTYTNTMDANLAINCADTDPATEVPEDEVRTLTTEWGQRFPLFGAGAAVGLRSCAVWEAERTPIPERDAEGAAPILVVGTAGDPVTPLPGAVDMAEDLASGVLLTWQGQGHTAYPRTGCVTGAVNAYLIDLAVPQDGQTCPA; the protein is encoded by the coding sequence ATGCGCGTGTCCCGCGGCCTGGTCGCCGCTGCCACCGGACTGCTCGTGGCGGTCTCCGGCTGCACCTCCTCCGACGACGGCGCGGCGGAGTCGACGGCCCCGGCGTCCTCGGCGCCCGCCGAGCCGGAGGCGGCGGAGATCGCCTGGACCGACTGCGACCCGGACCTCTCGCAGCTGGTGACCGGCCTTCCGGGCAGCGAGCGGGACCTCGCCTTCGAGTGCGGCCGCACCGAGGTGCCGATCAGCTACGACGAGCCGCAGGGCGCCACGCTGCCGCTCTTCCTCGTCCGGGCGCGGCTGGCCGGTCAGACCGACCGCATCGGGTCGCTGGTCATCAACCCCGGCGGACCCGGTGGCTCCGGCGCCGATGCCGCGCTCGGTCAGGCGCTGACGCTGCCCGAGGACGTGCTCCGCCGCTTCGACGTCGTCGGCTTCGACCCGCGCGGGGTGGGGCTGTCGACGCCGGTCGAGTGCATCCCGCCCGACGTCAAGGACCGGGTGGTCGCCGCCGAGCCGCGACCGACCACGCCGGAGCAGGTCGACGAGGCGTTCGCGCTGCAGCAGGAGCTCGCCGACGGCTGCGCCGAGGAGTACGGCGAAGCGCTGGGCACCTTCAACACCGTCGACACCGCGCGGGACATGGACCTGCTGCGCCAGTCCCTGGGCGACGAGCGGCTGACCTACCTCGGCTACTCCTACGGCACCACCCTCGGCTCCACCTACGCCGAGCTGTTCCCCGACCGGGTGCGGGCGCTGGTGCTCGACGCCGCCGTCGACCCCGACGACGACCCGCGCGCCGAGGCCGAGCAGCAGGCCACCTCGCTCGAGGCGAGCTTCGACGCGTACGCCGCCAACTGCGTCGGCCTGGTCGCCGGCTGCCCGCTCGGCCCGGACCCGCGCCGCGCCACGGAGGAGCTGCTGGACCAGGCGGCGGCGGCGCCGATCCCCAGCGCGCGGCCAGGGGAGACCCGCCAGGCGACGCCCGGCATCGTCATGACCGCCGTCCTGTACTCCCTCTACGACGCCGGCCGCTGGCCGCAGCTGACGCAGGCCCTGTCCGCCGCCCGGAACGGCGACGCGGCGGGGGTGTTCTCGCTGGCGGACGCCTACTGGAGCCGGATGGCGGACGGCACCTACACCAACACCATGGACGCCAACCTGGCGATCAACTGCGCGGACACCGACCCGGCGACCGAGGTGCCCGAGGATGAGGTCCGCACCCTCACCACCGAGTGGGGGCAGCGCTTCCCGCTGTTCGGCGCGGGCGCGGCCGTGGGGCTGCGCAGCTGCGCGGTGTGGGAGGCCGAGCGCACCCCGATCCCCGAGCGGGACGCCGAGGGCGCGGCGCCGATCCTGGTCGTCGGCACCGCCGGCGACCCGGTGACCCCCCTGCCCGGCGCGGTCGACATGGCCGAGGACCTCGCCTCCGGCGTCCTGCTGACCTGGCAGGGGCAGGGCCACACGGCCTACCCCCGCACCGGCTGCGTCACCGGTGCGGTGAACGCCTATCTCATCGACCTGGCGGTGCCGCAGGACGGGCAGACCTGCCCCGCCTGA
- a CDS encoding ATP-dependent DNA ligase — translation MDLPLLPPVKPMLAKAVTKVPTAEGMFYEPKWDGFRCIVFRDGDEVELGSRNERPLTRYFPEVVEAVKAALPERCVVDGEIVVPNGDRLHFEALLQRIHPAESRIRLLAEQTPASFVAFDLLAIGDESLMETPFAQRRARLQEVVTGTDSVHVTAITQDPDTAQRWFQEFEGAGLDGVVAKPADLPYGPDQRLMTKVKHVRTADCVVAGFRWHKSGPIVGSLLLGLYDDSGDLQHIGVAASFPMARRAELVEELAPYRAEALDGHPWQDWANAQVVNGSNGDEHRMPGAQSRWNAGKDLSWVPMRPELVVEVKYDQLEGRRLRHTGQFLRWRPDREARSCTYDQLEVPVRYDLAEVFDG, via the coding sequence ATGGACCTGCCCCTGCTGCCGCCGGTGAAGCCGATGCTGGCCAAGGCCGTGACCAAGGTGCCCACCGCCGAGGGCATGTTCTACGAGCCGAAGTGGGACGGCTTCCGGTGCATCGTCTTCCGGGACGGCGACGAGGTGGAGCTGGGCAGCCGCAACGAGCGCCCGCTGACCCGCTACTTCCCCGAGGTGGTCGAGGCGGTCAAGGCGGCGCTGCCCGAGCGCTGTGTGGTCGACGGCGAGATCGTCGTCCCCAACGGCGACCGGCTGCACTTCGAGGCGCTGCTGCAGCGCATCCACCCGGCCGAGTCCCGCATCCGGCTGCTCGCGGAGCAGACGCCGGCCTCCTTCGTCGCCTTCGACCTGCTCGCGATCGGGGACGAGTCGCTGATGGAGACCCCGTTCGCGCAGCGGCGGGCCCGGCTGCAGGAGGTCGTGACCGGCACGGACTCGGTGCACGTCACCGCGATCACCCAGGACCCCGACACCGCACAGCGCTGGTTCCAGGAGTTCGAGGGCGCCGGTCTGGACGGCGTCGTGGCCAAGCCCGCCGACCTGCCGTACGGCCCCGACCAGCGGTTGATGACCAAGGTCAAGCACGTGCGCACGGCGGACTGCGTGGTGGCCGGGTTCCGCTGGCACAAGAGCGGGCCGATCGTCGGGTCGCTGCTGCTGGGCCTCTACGACGACTCCGGCGACCTGCAGCACATCGGCGTCGCGGCGTCGTTCCCGATGGCCCGGCGGGCCGAGCTGGTCGAGGAGCTGGCGCCCTACCGGGCCGAGGCGCTGGACGGGCACCCGTGGCAGGACTGGGCGAACGCGCAGGTCGTCAACGGCAGCAACGGCGACGAGCACCGGATGCCCGGCGCGCAGAGCCGCTGGAACGCCGGCAAGGACCTCTCCTGGGTGCCGATGCGCCCCGAGCTCGTGGTGGAGGTCAAGTACGACCAGCTGGAGGGACGGCGGCTGCGGCACACCGGCCAGTTCCTGCGCTGGCGCCCCGACCGGGAGGCGCGCAGCTGCACCTACGACCAGCTGGAGGTGCCGGTGCGCTACGACCTGGCGGAGGTCTTCGACGGCTGA
- a CDS encoding type II toxin-antitoxin system Phd/YefM family antitoxin gives MTTSVGVHEAKTHLSRLLERVAAGEEVEITNRGKVVARLVGPTRRTPNFGFDRGNVWIADDFDDDLPEDLQRAFEGEE, from the coding sequence ATGACTACGTCAGTCGGGGTGCACGAGGCCAAGACGCACCTGTCGCGGCTGCTGGAGAGGGTTGCGGCGGGTGAGGAGGTCGAGATCACCAATCGCGGGAAGGTGGTCGCCCGGCTGGTGGGTCCCACCCGGCGAACGCCGAACTTCGGGTTCGACCGTGGCAACGTGTGGATCGCCGACGACTTCGACGACGACCTGCCCGAGGACCTGCAGCGGGCGTTCGAGGGTGAGGAGTGA
- a CDS encoding type II toxin-antitoxin system VapC family toxin, translated as MRVLLDTHALVWAATTPERLGSGADVLADADVRLVSAVSIWELAIKQHLGKLSVGSDVRVWTRRVTSELVLDHLPVTADHAAAVEHLPDVHRDPFDRLLVAQAVAEGAVLLTADDRLTAYGDVVRLVG; from the coding sequence GTGAGGGTCCTCCTCGACACCCACGCGCTCGTCTGGGCCGCCACCACCCCCGAACGGCTCGGATCGGGCGCCGATGTGCTCGCGGACGCCGATGTGCGTCTCGTGTCGGCGGTGAGCATCTGGGAGCTGGCGATCAAGCAGCACCTCGGCAAGCTCTCCGTCGGGTCCGACGTCCGCGTCTGGACGCGACGGGTGACCAGTGAACTCGTCCTCGACCACCTCCCGGTCACCGCTGACCACGCCGCCGCGGTCGAGCACCTGCCCGACGTCCACCGCGACCCGTTCGACCGGCTCCTCGTCGCCCAGGCCGTCGCCGAAGGGGCCGTGCTGCTGACCGCGGACGACCGGCTCACGGCGTACGGCGACGTCGTCCGTCTGGTCGGCTGA
- a CDS encoding DoxX family protein, which yields MARPTTDDAAAWALTALMVVSGVSHFTSPGYFRELVPSWLPARSAVVAVSGAADIAVGVLVAVPATRRTGARATAALITAYLPAHLEPLRHRRTAQRAFDRPIGIAARVVVNLAYVAWAAAVARRATGRPRTG from the coding sequence GTGGCCCGCCCGACGACGGACGACGCGGCAGCGTGGGCGCTGACCGCGCTCATGGTGGTCAGCGGGGTCTCCCACTTCACCTCGCCCGGCTACTTCCGCGAGCTGGTGCCATCGTGGCTGCCGGCGCGCTCGGCGGTGGTCGCGGTCAGCGGGGCAGCCGACATCGCGGTCGGAGTCCTCGTCGCGGTGCCGGCGACGCGGCGGACCGGCGCGCGGGCGACCGCCGCGCTGATCACCGCCTACCTGCCGGCACACCTGGAACCGCTGCGGCACCGGCGCACGGCGCAGCGGGCGTTCGACCGGCCGATCGGGATCGCGGCCCGGGTCGTCGTCAACCTGGCCTACGTCGCCTGGGCCGCGGCGGTCGCCCGGCGCGCTACCGGTCGACCGCGTACCGGGTGA
- a CDS encoding dihydrofolate reductase family protein, with translation MRRLLPAPSPDLDDDALVEAYRSPTGRSLRVDFVASLDGAVTVEGRSAGLGSPGDKRVFRVLRTLADAVLVGHGTAAAEGYRPVAADSAVGRLRAALGRPVSAPVVVVSRRASLAPGDRLAVAPTVLVTCAAADPDRRAALGDEGVTVLVCGDDDVDLPTALDALAERGLEQLVCEGGPALLTAALAAGVVDELDLTIAPALVGGPDRLLAGPLPDVVRPRLLQVLEEDGVLFTRYAVDR, from the coding sequence GTGCGGCGGCTGCTGCCCGCCCCCTCCCCCGACCTCGACGACGACGCGCTCGTCGAGGCCTACCGGTCGCCGACCGGCCGGTCGCTGCGGGTGGACTTCGTCGCCTCCCTCGACGGCGCCGTCACGGTCGAGGGGAGGAGCGCCGGCTTGGGCTCGCCGGGCGACAAGCGGGTGTTCCGGGTGCTGCGCACCCTCGCCGACGCCGTGCTGGTCGGGCACGGGACCGCGGCGGCTGAGGGCTACCGGCCGGTGGCCGCCGACTCGGCGGTGGGGCGGCTGCGGGCGGCGCTGGGCAGGCCGGTGTCCGCACCGGTCGTCGTCGTCTCGCGGCGGGCCTCGCTCGCCCCGGGGGACCGGCTGGCGGTCGCGCCGACGGTCCTGGTGACGTGCGCGGCGGCCGACCCGGACCGGCGGGCGGCACTGGGCGACGAAGGGGTCACGGTGCTGGTGTGCGGGGACGACGACGTCGACCTGCCGACGGCGCTGGACGCGCTCGCCGAGCGGGGGCTGGAGCAGCTGGTCTGCGAGGGCGGGCCGGCCCTGCTGACGGCGGCGCTGGCGGCCGGGGTGGTCGACGAGCTGGACCTGACGATCGCGCCGGCGCTGGTCGGCGGTCCGGACCGGCTGCTGGCCGGCCCGTTGCCGGACGTCGTCCGCCCCCGGCTGCTGCAGGTGCTCGAGGAGGACGGCGTGCTGTTCACCCGGTACGCGGTCGACCGGTAG
- the treZ gene encoding malto-oligosyltrehalose trehalohydrolase yields the protein MSAAVEFAVWAPVPERVRVQVDGSVHEMRREEGGWWRAEVEAGPEADYGFLLGDDDTPRPDPRSRRQPEGVHGLSRRHDPASYQWGDRAWTGRPLAGGVVYEMHVGTFTPEGTLDAAVARLDHLVDLGVDFVELLPVNGFDGTHNWGYDGVLWYTVQESYGGPAAYQRFVDACHQRGLGVLQDVVYNHLGPSGNYLPLFMPIFSEGGANTWGSSVNLSGPDSDEVRRYIIDNALMWLHDMHVDGLRLDAVHALVDERAIHVLEEMAQEVDRLSVAEGRPLTLIAESDLNDPRMVTPRVAGGLGISAQWSDDFHHALHSVLTGEGQGYYGDFAAAGLAGLARTLTGAYFHDGAWSSFRRRHHGRPVDTALLPGWKFLGYLQDHDQIGNRAVGDRISASLSPGLLAVGATLVLTSPFTPMLFMGEEWGAATPWQFFTSHTDPEIGRATAEGRKGEFAEHGWDADEVPDPQDPETFTRSKLDWSEPEREPHRTLLAATRALLRLRHQHPDLVDPDLSRVHVSWDDADRWLVVHRGSLRVVANLADVPREIDLDGPVAEVLFATGELPHLDGRTVTVPAESAAVLTTA from the coding sequence ATGTCCGCTGCCGTCGAGTTCGCCGTCTGGGCGCCGGTCCCGGAACGGGTCCGGGTGCAGGTCGACGGGTCGGTGCACGAGATGCGCCGGGAGGAGGGCGGCTGGTGGCGCGCCGAGGTCGAGGCCGGTCCCGAGGCCGACTACGGCTTCCTGCTCGGCGACGACGACACGCCCCGTCCCGACCCGCGCTCGCGCCGCCAGCCCGAGGGCGTGCACGGGCTGTCCCGCCGCCACGATCCCGCCTCGTACCAGTGGGGCGACCGGGCCTGGACCGGCCGGCCGCTGGCCGGGGGCGTGGTCTACGAGATGCACGTCGGCACCTTCACGCCCGAGGGCACGCTGGACGCCGCGGTCGCCCGGCTGGACCACCTCGTCGACCTCGGCGTGGACTTCGTCGAGCTGCTGCCGGTCAACGGCTTCGACGGCACGCACAACTGGGGGTACGACGGCGTCCTCTGGTACACGGTGCAGGAGAGCTACGGCGGTCCCGCGGCCTACCAGCGCTTCGTCGACGCCTGCCACCAGCGCGGCCTGGGCGTTCTGCAGGACGTCGTCTACAACCACCTCGGTCCGTCCGGGAACTATCTGCCGCTGTTCATGCCGATCTTCAGCGAGGGCGGCGCCAACACCTGGGGCAGCTCGGTGAACCTCTCCGGGCCGGACTCCGACGAGGTGCGCCGCTACATCATCGACAACGCGCTGATGTGGCTGCACGACATGCACGTCGACGGGCTGCGGCTGGACGCCGTCCACGCGCTGGTCGACGAGCGGGCCATCCACGTGCTCGAGGAGATGGCCCAGGAGGTCGACCGGCTGTCGGTCGCCGAGGGCCGGCCGCTGACCCTCATCGCCGAGAGCGACCTCAACGACCCGCGCATGGTCACCCCCCGGGTGGCAGGCGGCCTGGGCATCTCCGCCCAGTGGAGCGACGACTTCCACCACGCGCTGCACTCGGTGCTCACCGGTGAGGGCCAGGGCTACTACGGCGACTTCGCCGCGGCGGGCCTCGCCGGGCTGGCCAGGACGCTGACCGGCGCGTACTTCCACGACGGCGCCTGGTCGAGCTTCCGCCGCCGGCACCACGGCCGGCCGGTCGACACCGCGCTGCTGCCGGGCTGGAAGTTCCTCGGCTACCTGCAGGACCACGACCAGATCGGCAACCGCGCGGTCGGCGACCGCATCTCGGCGTCCCTCTCCCCCGGCCTGCTCGCCGTCGGCGCGACCCTGGTGCTCACCAGCCCGTTCACCCCGATGCTGTTCATGGGCGAGGAGTGGGGTGCCGCGACGCCGTGGCAGTTCTTCACCAGCCACACCGACCCGGAGATCGGCCGGGCGACGGCGGAGGGGCGCAAGGGCGAGTTCGCCGAGCACGGGTGGGACGCCGACGAGGTGCCCGACCCGCAGGACCCGGAGACCTTCACCCGCTCGAAGCTGGACTGGAGCGAGCCCGAGCGCGAGCCGCACCGGACGCTGCTCGCCGCCACCCGGGCGCTGCTGCGACTCCGGCACCAGCACCCCGACCTGGTCGACCCGGACCTGTCGCGGGTGCACGTCTCCTGGGACGACGCCGACCGCTGGCTGGTCGTGCACCGCGGCTCCCTGCGGGTGGTGGCGAACCTCGCCGACGTCCCCCGCGAGATCGATCTGGACGGCCCGGTGGCGGAGGTGCTGTTCGCCACCGGAGAGCTGCCGCACCTCGACGGGCGGACGGTGACCGTGCCGGCCGAGAGCGCGGCCGTGCTGACCACCGCCTGA